Proteins from a single region of Murdochiella vaginalis:
- the thrB gene encoding homoserine kinase codes for MSFTVRVPATSANLGPGFDCLGIAWNIYARFSFHLRGEGNLEHLPRYHSGQEAGYASGTNLVLDAYWAYGKALKVALPDTGVYIASDIPSTRGLGSSAACIVAGAEAARFLARVVTPKEQAGGFSDSSILQVATEVEGHPDNVAPALHGGLQISKKEGRTVRACSCPVSDRLAFYVLIPNFSSSTKKARTLLPEAVSRADAVANLASLGFLLSGLRTGEGRVLRSGLADCLHEPYRRVQIPGFSELEKIARDAGALGVVISGAGSTLLCLAEAQKTEALDAAFARDLPEGWEVRRVRMDTEGAYIEDGNIL; via the coding sequence CTATGCACGTTTTTCTTTTCATTTGCGCGGGGAAGGAAATCTCGAGCATCTTCCGCGGTATCACTCCGGCCAAGAGGCGGGATACGCTTCGGGAACTAACCTCGTGCTGGATGCCTACTGGGCTTATGGCAAGGCCTTGAAAGTGGCCCTGCCGGACACGGGCGTGTACATCGCATCCGACATTCCTTCGACACGGGGATTGGGTTCGTCCGCAGCCTGTATCGTTGCCGGAGCGGAAGCGGCGCGATTCCTTGCGCGCGTAGTGACGCCGAAAGAGCAGGCCGGTGGATTCAGCGATTCCTCGATTTTGCAGGTGGCGACCGAGGTGGAAGGGCATCCGGATAATGTTGCGCCGGCACTTCACGGCGGTCTGCAAATTTCCAAAAAGGAAGGCAGAACCGTTCGTGCCTGTTCCTGTCCGGTTTCGGATCGCCTTGCGTTTTATGTACTCATTCCGAATTTTTCATCCAGCACCAAAAAAGCGCGCACGCTCTTGCCGGAGGCGGTTTCTCGAGCGGATGCGGTAGCGAATCTGGCATCGCTTGGTTTTTTGCTTTCCGGCTTGCGTACAGGAGAGGGTCGCGTGTTGCGATCCGGGCTTGCGGATTGCCTGCATGAACCCTATCGACGCGTACAGATTCCGGGCTTTTCCGAACTGGAAAAGATAGCGCGGGATGCCGGTGCACTTGGCGTCGTGATCAGCGGCGCAGGGTCGACGCTCTTATGCCTGGCCGAGGCGCAAAAGACAGAGGCCTTGGATGCCGCGTTTGCGCGCGACTTGCCGGAAGGCTGGGAAGTGCGTCGTGTCCGCATGGATACCGAGGGAGCTTATATCGAAGACGGGAACATCCTTTGA
- a CDS encoding tRNA (cytidine(34)-2'-O)-methyltransferase, with translation MAKNHLVLIEPEIPYNTGNIARTCVVTGSALHLVRPFGFRLTSRQIERAGMDYWDQVDVTIWNSWQEFAAFADEKERAGTQVLYVETRTPHSLGDLTAANEVMMVFGSESSGLPHAMMEAHPERLMRIPMLPGQRSLNLSNSAAIVLYEVLRQQGYIGLTQ, from the coding sequence ATGGCAAAAAATCATCTTGTGCTCATCGAACCGGAGATCCCGTATAATACGGGAAATATTGCACGCACCTGCGTCGTTACCGGCAGTGCGCTTCACCTGGTGCGGCCTTTCGGCTTTCGTCTGACCAGCCGTCAAATCGAGCGCGCCGGTATGGACTATTGGGACCAAGTGGACGTAACCATTTGGAACAGCTGGCAGGAATTTGCCGCTTTTGCGGACGAAAAAGAGCGCGCCGGCACACAGGTGCTGTATGTAGAAACGCGAACGCCCCATTCTCTCGGAGATCTCACCGCCGCGAACGAGGTCATGATGGTTTTCGGCAGCGAATCGTCCGGCCTTCCCCACGCCATGATGGAGGCGCATCCGGAACGTCTTATGCGCATTCCGATGCTTCCCGGACAACGCTCGCTCAATCTCTCCAATTCCGCAGCCATTGTGCTGTATGAAGTATTGCGCCAGCAGGGTTATATCGGCCTGACGCAATAA
- a CDS encoding metallophosphoesterase has translation MSTLRIMHAADLHLGAKITGLGSQSVARSAEILHTFSRLLALCVKEQTQLLLLAGDFLELSTITSQQVQAVKDGIAAMPDLQVVLAPGNHDYLSPDSPYAGAWPSNMHIFTGEMERLDFPQWNTVVYGAAFTGTYQPTSLLCADWEKERRETTDCLRLLVIHGDWNVPKSMYHPLLAEDLPADFFTYIAMGHVHKRSPLMTLGKTTLAYSGCPDASGFDETGIKGVYGGEVSPFSCDLSFYPLSSRLFQHAKVDCTGIETTAEAEKHILEALTETIEGFALSDIALRLTLTGSLAERDAVDVALLEEALREKLYALSLRDARQAAVRWDVLRKEESLKGYFVEALYMRRQQATDEEKRRIDRALRLGLDAFDGKELRIAHFTD, from the coding sequence ATGTCGACCTTACGTATTATGCATGCCGCCGATCTGCATCTCGGGGCGAAAATAACCGGGCTCGGTTCCCAAAGTGTCGCGCGCAGTGCGGAGATTTTACACACCTTTTCTCGCCTGCTTGCTCTTTGTGTGAAAGAACAGACGCAGCTACTATTGCTTGCTGGCGATTTTCTGGAGCTTTCCACCATCACTTCGCAACAGGTCCAAGCCGTCAAGGATGGCATTGCCGCCATGCCCGATCTACAAGTGGTTCTGGCGCCTGGTAATCACGATTATCTTTCGCCGGACAGTCCCTATGCCGGTGCGTGGCCATCCAATATGCATATTTTTACGGGCGAAATGGAACGCCTGGATTTTCCCCAGTGGAACACGGTTGTCTATGGCGCCGCCTTTACCGGCACCTATCAGCCTACTTCCCTTCTTTGCGCCGATTGGGAAAAAGAACGTAGGGAAACGACGGATTGTTTGCGCCTTCTCGTGATACACGGCGACTGGAATGTGCCGAAAAGCATGTACCATCCGCTGCTTGCCGAGGATCTTCCTGCGGATTTTTTCACGTACATTGCCATGGGACATGTGCATAAGCGCAGCCCCTTGATGACGCTGGGGAAAACCACCCTCGCTTACAGCGGATGCCCGGATGCCTCCGGCTTTGATGAGACCGGGATCAAAGGGGTCTATGGCGGAGAAGTTTCGCCTTTTTCCTGTGATCTTTCCTTTTATCCGCTTTCCTCAAGACTTTTTCAACATGCTAAGGTGGATTGCACCGGCATCGAGACGACAGCCGAAGCGGAAAAACATATTTTGGAAGCGCTTACGGAAACGATCGAGGGATTTGCCTTGTCGGATATCGCCTTGCGACTGACCTTAACGGGGTCGCTTGCCGAGCGGGATGCCGTGGATGTGGCCCTTTTAGAAGAAGCCCTGCGCGAAAAGCTGTATGCGCTCTCCCTTCGCGATGCTCGCCAGGCGGCGGTACGCTGGGACGTATTACGAAAAGAGGAGAGCCTGAAGGGCTATTTTGTGGAGGCACTGTATATGCGTCGCCAACAAGCCACCGACGAAGAGAAGCGTCGGATTGATCGGGCGTTGCGTTTGGGATTGGATGCCTTTGACGGAAAGGAGCTTCGCATTGCGCATTTTACAGATTGA
- a CDS encoding AAA family ATPase, translating into MRILQIDLTNFGRFQGFSCPLPEGFTVVYGENEAGKSTIMDFLQLVFYGSSKRRDDPREYIRKRYIGDNDKRPVGVLHFEQDGKRYRLTRRFGATNGKDDIQLAEEDTGKEIALPRKQSVGEWAFGLDMDAFKRSVYIGSTGTVLPPVTGNNGDQLMSRLLNLQTTGEETTSATAVAKKLQDVEHQFVKSRGKGGLLFEQEERIRALQNTRNSALLQEEEMRRERRALEEEQQSLEACDRELTQQREELARLQKEWEAGDLRRAQSERKKQQTMREALIRAKEALQMQEGTMTEERWEEANAAFSSWQAAASLQEKNGEEDEPETENQETLTVRRDALVRKENALQAKKAEGQQKKEQLERERIILEQQRLLAEERLQQILVERTRLEKEEAEEKAHMVVASATSFGRGALRFLPLVLALVFAVLGYTASSLFYGAAAMMGIFGITWLLQVSRKNREEQGKKALFMERSSRRKQTLSELTEKEAALSPEHFREQEAVRQQFMEELEGEQAAWMREEEALSRARSALEEEESRLRALQAKREERNKQREELQARCIKEQQKLTTLLESAAEDLDATVSQISLWQERLNDNKQLAWALSREEKQFAEAFPQWADWSLADLDAAVLKEGLSTESDPHLADRLKEAQQEYAAKQKMREELAIALAAKQAKSKEKYKSVPLADSLLQTLHQEEEKEEQMKEEYQAVQLAQEALQEATEKARHQFSPVLNTRASAIFQEISGKDATLRVDTDMDMRMEDATFPGFLDWRVLSTGTIDQAYFSLRIALAEVAAEKQDLPLFFDDAFAYYDERRAERAMDFLVHYAKAKQKQILLFTAHRRFLRWAKDKDIHCISLHDGRAETEENKTGQGAEE; encoded by the coding sequence TTGCGCATTTTACAGATTGATTTGACCAATTTCGGGCGCTTTCAAGGCTTTTCCTGTCCGCTGCCGGAAGGCTTCACCGTGGTGTACGGTGAAAATGAGGCGGGTAAATCTACGATTATGGATTTTTTACAGCTTGTCTTTTACGGCTCATCCAAAAGGAGAGATGATCCTCGCGAATATATCCGTAAACGTTATATTGGAGATAATGATAAACGCCCTGTCGGAGTGTTGCATTTCGAGCAGGACGGGAAGCGCTATCGTCTTACGCGGCGCTTTGGAGCAACTAATGGAAAAGATGATATTCAATTAGCGGAAGAGGATACCGGAAAAGAGATTGCTCTGCCGCGCAAGCAATCGGTGGGCGAATGGGCCTTCGGCTTGGATATGGATGCCTTTAAGCGCAGCGTGTATATTGGCTCCACCGGCACCGTGTTGCCGCCGGTTACGGGAAACAACGGCGATCAGCTGATGAGTCGCCTGTTAAATCTGCAAACCACGGGGGAAGAGACGACCTCCGCCACAGCCGTTGCCAAAAAACTGCAGGATGTGGAACATCAATTTGTAAAAAGTCGTGGAAAGGGCGGTTTGCTTTTCGAGCAGGAAGAGCGCATTCGCGCTTTGCAAAATACACGCAACAGCGCTCTTTTGCAGGAAGAGGAAATGCGCCGGGAACGACGGGCACTGGAAGAGGAACAGCAATCCCTTGAGGCCTGTGATCGCGAGCTTACCCAACAGCGCGAGGAGCTAGCGCGTTTACAGAAAGAATGGGAAGCAGGCGATCTGCGCCGGGCGCAAAGCGAGCGAAAAAAACAACAGACGATGCGCGAAGCGCTGATTCGTGCAAAAGAAGCGCTCCAAATGCAGGAAGGCACCATGACCGAGGAGCGCTGGGAAGAGGCGAATGCCGCTTTTTCCTCCTGGCAGGCAGCCGCATCGTTGCAAGAAAAGAACGGCGAAGAGGACGAACCGGAAACGGAAAATCAAGAAACCTTGACGGTACGCCGTGATGCTCTTGTGCGCAAAGAAAACGCGTTGCAGGCAAAAAAAGCGGAGGGGCAGCAGAAAAAAGAGCAACTGGAGCGCGAGCGGATCATCTTGGAACAGCAGCGTCTGCTGGCAGAGGAGCGCCTGCAGCAAATCTTGGTGGAACGCACCAGGCTGGAGAAGGAAGAAGCGGAAGAGAAGGCGCATATGGTGGTCGCATCGGCCACTTCCTTTGGCAGAGGAGCTTTGCGCTTTCTGCCTCTTGTTTTGGCGTTGGTTTTTGCTGTACTCGGCTATACGGCATCCTCGCTGTTTTATGGCGCAGCGGCGATGATGGGTATTTTCGGCATTACATGGCTTTTGCAGGTTTCCCGGAAAAATCGAGAAGAGCAAGGAAAGAAAGCACTGTTCATGGAAAGATCGTCCCGTCGAAAACAGACCCTATCGGAATTAACGGAAAAAGAAGCGGCGCTGTCTCCGGAACACTTTCGCGAACAGGAAGCGGTCCGACAACAGTTCATGGAAGAGCTGGAAGGCGAACAAGCCGCTTGGATGCGTGAGGAAGAAGCACTTTCCCGTGCGCGTAGCGCTCTGGAGGAGGAAGAATCTCGCCTTCGTGCCTTGCAGGCCAAGCGCGAAGAGCGCAATAAGCAACGTGAGGAGTTGCAAGCGCGTTGCATAAAGGAACAGCAGAAGCTGACGACGCTATTAGAAAGCGCTGCGGAGGATCTGGATGCGACAGTTTCTCAGATTTCGCTCTGGCAAGAGCGTCTGAATGATAATAAGCAACTGGCATGGGCGCTTTCGCGCGAAGAAAAGCAATTTGCTGAAGCCTTTCCCCAATGGGCGGATTGGTCTCTTGCGGACTTGGATGCGGCCGTTTTGAAGGAAGGCCTTTCCACCGAATCCGATCCCCATTTGGCGGATCGTTTAAAGGAAGCGCAGCAGGAATATGCTGCCAAGCAAAAAATGCGTGAGGAGCTTGCTATTGCGTTAGCGGCAAAGCAGGCCAAGAGCAAGGAAAAATATAAATCCGTTCCGCTGGCGGACAGCCTCCTTCAAACGCTTCATCAGGAAGAAGAAAAAGAAGAGCAAATGAAAGAGGAATATCAGGCAGTGCAGCTGGCGCAAGAGGCGTTGCAGGAAGCAACCGAAAAGGCACGTCATCAATTCAGCCCGGTGCTCAACACGCGTGCATCGGCTATTTTTCAGGAGATAAGCGGCAAAGACGCCACCTTGCGTGTGGATACGGACATGGATATGCGCATGGAAGATGCGACTTTTCCGGGCTTTTTGGACTGGCGTGTGCTGTCGACGGGAACCATTGATCAGGCGTATTTCTCGCTGCGCATTGCGTTGGCGGAGGTAGCGGCTGAAAAACAGGATCTTCCGCTTTTCTTTGACGATGCCTTTGCGTATTATGATGAACGACGTGCCGAGAGGGCGATGGATTTTCTCGTCCATTATGCCAAAGCAAAACAGAAGCAGATTTTGCTGTTTACGGCGCATCGTCGCTTTCTGCGCTGGGCAAAAGATAAAGATATCCATTGTATTTCTCTGCATGACGGCAGGGCGGAAACAGAAGAAAACAAAACAGGACAGGGAGCTGAGGAATGA
- a CDS encoding ClC family H(+)/Cl(-) exchange transporter, whose product MTEIHNKKSYEKKRLVWRLTLFGLLVGLASGFVAVCYRVLLTKVDQLRTAWIADAGFSRVLFFFGLFLVCAYLMHRLLLWAPYSGGSGIPQIRAELLGKIHMEVAPTITSKFVGGILGNAGGLTLGREGPSIQLGGMWAKQISKTFHVSEMEERYLITAGAAAGLAAAFNAPLSGALFAMEEIHKSLSHLFLLPCLAACLVANYFSFSVLGLQTAFAFKIHETLPVTALFFVLLIGVLAGLVGVVFNRGLLYACKTMKKVPIPRYVVIFIIMALLLLVGRREPLLLGGGHSLIEQLSRHSMDVLPLIAFFGLRLMFVWLSYGSGAQGGIFLPVLAVGALVGALFFTAFSGRLAPDYYTNFLYLGMVGVLTAVVQAPLMSIMLVMEMSGSINIMLPMTTCAIVAFLVAKICRTNPVYESLFSMSFGRPSQEASDRKKENMTMQYYLVPNEAPYIGRTLSDWALPPSMLIASISREGHTFTPNGKTALKGGDEILVLCPEEDLETVNELFTIGT is encoded by the coding sequence ATGACCGAAATCCACAATAAAAAATCCTATGAAAAAAAACGCCTGGTTTGGCGTTTAACCCTTTTTGGTTTGTTGGTGGGGCTTGCTTCGGGTTTCGTAGCGGTTTGCTATCGCGTTCTGCTCACGAAAGTCGACCAGCTGCGCACGGCTTGGATTGCCGACGCCGGCTTTTCCCGCGTGCTGTTTTTTTTCGGGTTGTTCTTGGTCTGTGCGTACCTTATGCACCGACTGCTCCTTTGGGCACCCTATAGCGGCGGCAGCGGGATTCCGCAAATTCGCGCGGAGCTTCTGGGAAAGATTCATATGGAGGTTGCGCCGACGATCACGTCGAAGTTCGTGGGCGGCATTTTAGGCAATGCCGGGGGATTGACGCTTGGACGTGAGGGCCCGTCCATTCAGCTCGGCGGCATGTGGGCGAAGCAGATCTCTAAGACCTTTCACGTGTCGGAAATGGAAGAGCGCTATCTCATTACCGCGGGTGCGGCGGCCGGTCTTGCCGCAGCCTTTAATGCGCCGCTTTCCGGTGCTCTTTTTGCGATGGAAGAAATTCATAAAAGCCTGTCGCATCTGTTTCTGCTGCCGTGTCTTGCGGCCTGCCTTGTGGCGAATTATTTCAGCTTCTCGGTACTCGGCTTGCAGACTGCTTTTGCCTTTAAGATTCATGAAACCCTTCCGGTGACGGCACTGTTCTTTGTGCTTCTCATCGGCGTTTTGGCCGGTCTGGTTGGCGTCGTGTTCAATCGCGGCCTGCTGTATGCCTGTAAGACGATGAAAAAAGTGCCGATTCCGCGTTACGTCGTTATTTTTATCATCATGGCGCTGCTTCTTCTGGTGGGGCGCAGGGAGCCTTTGCTTTTGGGCGGTGGACATTCCTTGATTGAGCAGCTTTCCCGGCATTCCATGGACGTGCTTCCGCTGATTGCCTTTTTCGGCCTTCGCTTGATGTTTGTCTGGCTCAGCTATGGAAGCGGAGCGCAGGGCGGCATTTTTCTTCCGGTTCTGGCCGTTGGAGCACTGGTCGGCGCGTTGTTTTTCACTGCGTTTTCAGGCCGGCTTGCCCCGGACTATTACACGAATTTTCTCTATCTTGGCATGGTTGGCGTGTTGACCGCGGTGGTGCAGGCGCCCCTAATGTCCATTATGCTCGTCATGGAGATGAGCGGTTCGATTAATATCATGTTGCCGATGACCACCTGTGCCATTGTGGCCTTTTTGGTCGCAAAAATCTGCCGCACCAATCCGGTGTATGAATCGTTATTCTCTATGAGTTTTGGCCGTCCTTCGCAGGAAGCCAGCGATCGCAAGAAAGAAAATATGACGATGCAATATTACTTGGTGCCCAACGAAGCACCGTATATCGGGCGCACGCTTTCCGACTGGGCGCTTCCGCCGTCGATGCTCATCGCCTCCATTTCGCGGGAAGGACATACCTTTACGCCGAACGGAAAAACCGCGCTAAAGGGTGGAGATGAAATTCTTGTGCTTTGTCCGGAAGAGGATCTGGAAACGGTAAACGAACTGTTTACGATTGGAACATAG